The Chitinophaga parva genomic sequence GGCAGTTCCGGCACGGCCAGGATGAGATGGTCGCCTATGTGCCCGTGCAGCAGGAACAAGGGGGTGTGATAATGCAGCGCCACCTTGTGCTGCGTGGCATCGCGCAGGTCTGATGCAATAAGCTGTAACGCTGCTCCTTCAAAAGGCAGGGGCTTTTCCAGCATATCGCACACATGCGGCATCTTCTTATCCAGCAGCTCCAGGTAAGGCGCTGCCGCAAGGTAAAGCTTGTAATGCAGTGAATTAGCACGTCCATCATTACCGGCCATTTCCCGGAAAGTATAGAACCTGCCCTGCGGGTTATAGACCTGCGATTTTAACTGAAACTCCGCAAAAGTGGCGGCCAGCACCTGTTTGGCAAAGATACCGGAGCTGGTCGCATCGAGGACCTGGCGGCAGGTAAGGCGGATCTGTGCATTGTTCATCGGATACTGCTTTTGTTAACGATAGTTCCCTGTAAAGACCAGAGAGATGGTCATCTTTCTTTCCATGCCGCAATCATTCGCCTGCAGAACGGGTGGATATTGCAAATATTACAAGCATGCAGCGAAGTACATAGCAGGTTGCGGTAAGCTGTAAAATTGTTGCGGCGAAAACCTAGCGGGAGAAGAGTTTGAAGAATTGCTCTTCATAATTACTGCCAATAGGGATCTGCATGCTGCCCAGCTGGATGGTCTTGTTGCGCACATGCTCCACGCGGTGCAGGGGCACAATGTAAGAGCGGTGTACCCGTACAAAAGCAGGCGGCAGCTTTTCCTGCATGGCCTTCATGGTCATGCGGGCTATCACGGGCTTTTGCTGGTGCAGGTAGATCTTCAGGTAATCATCCAGGGCTTCAATGTAAAGGATGTCTGCGGTATCCACTTTCAGCAGGCTGTAATCCACGCGGATAAAGAGGGCAGAGTGGTCCGTTTGCTGCTGGAACTTGTAGTAATCACGGGCCTTTTGCACGGCCTGCGTAAAGCGCTCAAAGGAGAAGGGCTTCAGCAGGTAGTCCACCGCATTTACATTAAAGCCTTCCACTGCATATTCACTGTAAGCCGTGGTAAAGATCACCATGGCCTGCTGGGGCAGCGATTTGTAAAAGTCTATCCCCGAAATGGCCGGCATTTGTATGTCCAGGAAAAGCAGCTCCACGGGGTATTGCTGGATGTAGCGCAAGGCTTCCCCCGGCTGGTGGAAGGTTTTCACGAGATCAACATAATCCACCTGGTCGCAGAAATTGCGGATCACCTGGAGGGCAGGCAGTTCGTCGTCGAGGGCGATGGCTTTTATCATAAACGGGACAGGATCAGGAGTACGGTGTAATCAGTGGCTGCATCTGCAATGGAAAGCTCGTGCTGGCCGGGATAGATGATGTGCAGGCGCTTGCGTGTATTGTCCAGCCCTATGCCGCCCCCATTGGCCTCGTAATGTTTTACATGCACTTTATGGTTGAAGACCTGGAGCGACAGCGCATTTTCCGTTATCGTTACGGCAATGCGGATGATGGAATCTTCCTCGGGATTCACGCCATGTTTGAAAGCATTTTCCACGAAAGGAATGAGGATGAGCGGCGCAATGTGCTTGCCCTGTGCAGACCCGGTCACCGTAAAGGTAAGACTTACCGTGTGCCCAAAGCGCATTTGCTGCAGGGCAATGTAATCCCGCAGGTAATTCATTTCCATTTCCAGGGGCACCCATTCCTTCCCGGCTTCATAGATCACATAACGCATCATGCCGGAAAGGCGGATCACAGCATTGGGCGCCTGGTCCGACTTTTCAAGCGAGAGGGCATAAATGCTGTTGAGCGCATTGAACAGGAAGTGGGGATTGATCTGCGCTTTCAGGTTGGACAGCTCCGCCAGCAGGCGTTGCTTTTCCGTTTGCTTCCACCGGTTTACAATGCGGATAATGAGTGAGAACAGCAGCACGGCAATGAAAAGGAATATGCTGTGCCCAATTTCTCCAAAGATGAAATATTTACGCACCTCATCCCGGCGGTCCGGCCAGGGGTGATGCCCGCCATTGTCCGGCCAGAAGCCGGTCCCATGGCCAAACGGGGGCTTTACAGGATGGTATGCGCTGTCCCTGAGAGGATGCACATCCTGCATGGGCAGGGGGCCTTTGGTATGCGTGATAAAGCCAGTGTCTGCCACCGGTACTTTTGCCTGCCAGTCAGGAAAGGAATAGAGCTGGTGAAGGATGAAAATGGGCACCCACACCACGAGTATGAAACAACCCAGCGTGATGCTGCCAAAGGCCCAGAACTTCTTCGTAAAGTACAGGCGTGGTATAAAAATGAAGTAATTGCAGTAAAAGTAGACAATGAGCAGCGTATAAGCGATCAGGTCACGCAGGCCAAAGGGCGAGGTGTAGAAAGTGAGGGACTTGGAAGGGGTAGGCGAGAAGAGCATGGGCAGCGCCAGGAACGTGCAGCACCCCAAAATATGCAACCCCGCCTGCCGGAAACGATCTTTCAATACGGCACAATTTGCTCAAATATCCGCGGTAGGGGCAAGTTTTCAAAAAAGAATGCGGCAGGCCGGGGAAATGTAGCGGTAACTTTGAGAAAAGTGGCCCCTGAGGGCAGTCCCTACACCGTCCTGAATTGCATCACCCTTTCCTCAAACTCCTCGTTCGGTACCCGGGCCTTGTTCTTCAGCCGTGTTTTATAGGAATAGATCGTCTTTACAGAATATTCCAGTATCTGGGCAATCTTCTCCGTTTCCGTAATACCCATGCGGATGAGCGCAAAGATGCGCAGATCTGTATTCAGCAACTCCCCGTTCTTCAGCACGATCTGGTCCTCCGGCGGGAAGAGGGTGTTCATGTCCCGCACAAAATTGGGAAACAGCTTCAGGAACACCTTGTCAAAATTGCGCAGCAACTCCTCCTTGTCTTTCCGGGGATCTATGTTATTTACCACAAAGCGCATCTCTTCATATTTTTTCTCGGACAACTTCTGCTCCAGGGCTTTCTTCAGCTTGTCCAGCCGGGCAAAGAACTCGGCGTCCATGTTAAAGAAGTAACCGATGGATTCTTCCTTGATCTTGTTGGCTTCTTCCAGTTTTACGTTGGCTTCCGCCAGTTGGGCGTTTACCAGTTCCAGTTTTTCGTTGATCTCCTGCTGGCGGGCATGGGCGTCTGTGATCACCTGCTTGGCCACCTGCAGGCGTTTTACCTGCTGCAAAATGATATAGCCAAGTATCAGCAACAGCAAAATAAGTACCGTAACCACCGCGGCATAGCGCATCAACAGGCGGCGCTGGTTCTCTACCATATTGATCTTCTCGCCCTCTATCAGGGGTAAGATGGAGCTGAGTTGCACCTTGCGCTGGCGGGCGCCATAAAAATCTGCATTGCGCACGGCCAGGTCTATGCACAGGGAGGCGTGTTTCACATCCCCTGCCTTAAAGAGCAAAGAGGCCAGGTTGAACACCGCATAGGTCTCCTTGGTGCTGGACGCAATATCCGCAATGGCGGCCTGGATCATCAGGTCCAGGGCGGAGCGGGTATCATTTTTCTCCAGGTAAAAACCGCTCAGCGTAGATGCGGCCAGCGCCACCTGGTGATGGGTAAGGTCTGGCCGCCGGAGCAACTGCTGGAAAAAAGGGGCTGCCTCCGCGGCGTGGCCTTGCTTATAGGCCTTAAGGCCACTATAATAAATATGGTCAAAGCTGCCGGCAGGGTAGTAGTGCAGGGCCGTGTCCAGGTAGCGCGTGCCCCGGGCGTCATAATCTACAGAGTGGTAATTGTCGTAATCATAATTGGCCAGGTCAAAGTAGTAGCGGGCCAGGAGGGTGTAATAATCTGCCTTCAGCGAGTCCGGCGCACCGGCCACGGAAATGGTCTGGAGGGAATCGTAGGTTTCTTTATAGAGGCCGGCGGATAACAGGATGAATACCGTTTTCAGGCGGGCGGCCGTAAGCTGGTCCGGGTTGCCCAGGCGGGCGGCGGATTGCTGCAGGCGGTGCACCCAGGTATAGGCAGAGTCGTAGTTGAATAGTTTGTATTCCTCATACAGCCGGGCGGCGGCCTGGTACTGGGCCGGGGCATCCGTGGCGGCGGCCCATTCCTGCTGGAGCACTCGCAGGTGGGCAACCTTGGCGGCATCGTACTGGTCCGCCTGGCCTATGGTGCGGGTAAGTTTAGTCAGCAGGCTGTCTGCAGCCCGGGTGGCAGGTAGTATGGTAATAAGGAATAACGCGGTGAAGATCCATTTCATAACATGAACAGCCTGCGCGGTGGCAGCGCCGGAAGATACAATTTTTTAGCAAGCAGCAGGGGCAGGACCAAAGCTGCCACCCGGCGTAAAGGGCCGGAAGCACTGGCTTACTGGCCGTAAGGCCCCGGAAATTGTCCTGGAAACCGTCCAAATTTCATTCTATAGAATAAAAATATAATATGTAGTTAATCGATTGATTTTCAATGTGTATATTTCCGGCGATGCTTCTCCAAACCGCATTTTTTCCTTGATTTCGTGTCTAAAATTTGTTTTCCCTTTCCGTGGATTGTTCCTTTGAATTGTTAGCGCGGCGATGGCCCCGCAGTCATTTACCACGTTTTGGATCTCAAATTATAACCTATGCCAGCTTCCACGTATGCACCGGCTTAGTGCCCGTTACACCGTGTCAGTTCCCAGCTTTCCCATTCAATCAAATTCCGTTATGTCGTTATCAAAAACTGCAACAGCATTTCTTACAGGCATCCTGTTCCTGATCTGCCTGATCCCGGCACTGGCCCTGGGGCAGACCCGGGTGACCGGCACCGTGCGCGATGAAGGCGCCCAGCCGGTGATTGCCGCTTCCGTACAGGTGCAGGGCACTACTAAAGGGGTGCTCACAGACACCAAAGGCCAGTTCACCATCGAGGTGCCCAGTGACGCCATCCTGGTGGTCACTTCCCTCGGCTACCAGTCGCAAACCTTCAAGGCCCAGCGCACGCTGGACATTACCCTCAAAGCTGCCAGCACCTCCCTCAATGATGTGGTGGTGATCGGCTATGGTACTTCCCGCCGCAAAGAGGTAACCGGCGCCATTGCCGTGGTAAGCAGCAAGGATTTCCAGAAAGGGAGCATCACCACGCCGGAGCAGCTCATTGCCGGCAAAGTGGCCGGTGTGTCCATCGCGGGCAACAGTGGCTCCCCCGGCGCAGGCAGCACGGTGCGCATCCGTGGCTCCGTGTCGCTCAATGCCAGCAACGATCCGCTGTACGTGGTAGACGGCGTGCCCCTGAATGGCAACAATATTTACGGCGCCTCCAATCCCCTGAGCACCATTAATCCCAATGATATTGAAAGCATGACCGTGCTCAAAGACGCGGCATCCACCGCCATCTACGGCTCCCGCGCCAGCAACGGGGTGATCATCATCACCACCCGCAAAGGCGCCGCCGGCAAGCCGGTCTTCAATTTCAGCACCCAGTATTCCGCGGGCAAGGTGACCAGAGAACTGCCCGTGCTCAGTGCAGACCAGTTCCGCAAGTACGTGACCTCCCTGGATACTGTGGGCCACACGTTTGTAGACATGATGGGCAATGCCAGCACCGACTGGCAAAAGGAGATCTTTCACGCAGCCCAGGGCACAGATAATAACCTGAGCATAAGCGGCTCCCTGAAGCACATGCCTTACCGGGTGTCTGTGGGTTACCTGAACCAGGAAGGCATTGTGAAAACAGACCGCCTGGCCCGCCAGTCGGTAGGCGTGTCCCTCTCGCCCCGCTTTTTCGATGACCACCTGAAAGTGGACGTGAACCTGAAAGGCTCCCTCAGCCAGGCGCGCTTTGCCAACGGTGGCGCCGTGAGCGCTGCTATGTATTTTGATCCCACCCAGCCGGTGCACGCCACCTCGCCCTTTGGTAACTACTATGAGTGGGCTACCATTGAACCGAATGGTGATATCAATCTGAATAAAGTGGCGCCCCGCAATCCCGTGGCCCTGCTGGACCTGTACCGCAATACCAGTAATGTAAGCCGCAGCTATGGTAACGTGCAGTTTGATTACAAATTCCATTTCCTGCCGGAACTGCATGCAAACCTGAACCTGGGCTATGATGTGGCCAAGGGCAGCGGCCATGAAATTGTGCCCGCTTATGCCGCGCAGAACTGGCTGGACACCGGGCGCAATACGCAATACGCCAATAAAGTGAGCAACCAGGTAGCGGAGTTTTACCTGAACTACACGAAGGATCTCAGGTCCATCAAAAGCAATATCAACGTCACCGCGGGGTATGGCTACTACAATAACCTGGAAACGAAGTACAACTTCCCTTTCATCCGCTATAACGGCGATACGGTGCCTAACACGCAACCGAAATATCCATACGACAAACCGCAAACACGGCTGCTCTCTTACTACGGCCGTTTGATCTACACCTTTAACCAGAAGTACATCCTCGCTGCATCGCTGCGTACAGATGGTTCCAGCCGCTTTGGGCCGGACGATCGCTGGGGCCTGTTCCCCTCCGTGGCCCTTACCTGGCGCGTGAACCAGGAGGCTTTCCTGAAAGATGCCAAAGTATTGTCCGACCTGAAATTACGCCTCAGCTACGGGGTGACGGGCAACCAGGATGGCATTGATCCGTATGCTTACCAGGCTAACTATGCATTCAGCGATAATTCATCCAAAGTGCAATTTGGTAACACCTGGTATAACATGGCATCGCCCGCGGCCTATGATGCACACCTGAAGTGGGAGCAAACAGCATCGTCCAACATCGGCCTGGATTACGGCTTCCTGGACAACCGTATTTCCGGCGCCATTGATGTGTACTACAAGAAAACAAAGGACCTGCTGAACGTGATCCCCATTCCCGCGGGCTCTAACTTCAACAGCGTGATCCTCACCAACGTGGGCAACGTGACCAACAAAGGCGCGGAGTTTTCCATCAATGCAAGCCCCATCCGCACAAAGCATGTGCAGTGGAACATTGGCTTCAACGTGGCTTACAATGACAACACCATCACGAACCTTACCGCGGTGAATGATCCTTCTTTCCATGGTACGGCCAATGCGAACGGCATCCAGATCAACTCCGTAGGTTACCAGATCAACGCATTCTACGTGTACAGGCAATTGTATGATAAAGCAGGCAAGCCCATTGAAGGCGTGTTTGAAGACCTGAACCACGATGGGGTGATCAACCAGGACGACCTGTATCATTATAAATCACCCAACGCCCGCTACATCTATGGCTTCTCCACAGACCTCACGGTAGACCGCTGGTCGCTCAATACAGTGCTGCGTGCCAATACCGGCAACTACATGTACAACGGCCTGCAGGTAGGCTCCATCCAGGCCAATAGCCTGAACCCGTTGGGTTACCTGGCAAACAGCCTGGATAATGTACTGTACACCGGTTTTGTGAATGGGCAGAAACTGTCTGACTACTACGTGCAGAACGCATCTTTCCTGCGTATGGACAACCTGGGCATTGGCTATGATGCAGGTGCTGTGTTCAACAGGAAAGTGGGCCTGCGCCTCAATGCCAATGTGCAGAACGTGTTTGTGATCACGAAATACAAGGGCCAGGACCCGGAGCTGATAGGCGGTTCCGGCGCAGGGATGGACTTCACCGTGTATCCGCGCCCGCGCACGTACTCCATTGGCGCTAACCTGCGGTTCTGATTTTTTTACTTAAAGTAATTCTTCGCATATGAAAAAGCGGATCATACAATATTTCCTTATCCTGGGTGCCCTGTACCTTACCGGCTGCGCTAAGGACTTAAACCTCCAGCCGGTTAACTCGAATACTGCTGATAAACAATATAGCACCGCGCAGGGCTACAAGGAAGTGCTGGCAAAAGTGTATGGCGGCTATTCCCTGGTGAGCAGCACCGGCGTGGGCAACTCGGATATCTCCGTGCCGGGCCTGGGCAGCGACAAAGGCCCGTCTGATTTTCTGCGCGCGCTCTTCAATGTAAATGAACTGACCACGGATGAAGCAGTATGCGCCTGGAACGATGCAGACCTGCAAAGCCTGCACAACCTGAACTGGGCATCGTCTAACCTGTATGTGAACCTGCTCTATGCGCGCAGCCTGTTCCAGATCACGGTGTGCAATGAACTGATCCGCGAATCCAGTGATGAGAAGATCACTGCCCGTGGCTTTACCGGCGCCGATGCGGACAACATCCGCCACTACCGCGCAGAAGCCCGCTTCCTGCGTGCCTACCAGTACTGGGTGCTGATGGATGTATACGGCAACCCGCCTTTTGTTACGGATAAAGATCCTATTGGTAAATTCATTCCACCCCAGATCACACGGGCAGACCTTTTCACTTACATTGAAACGGAGCTGAAAGCCATTGACGCAGACCTGGTGCCGGCCCGGCAGAATGAGTATGCACGGGCAGACCAGGCCGCGGCCTGGGCATTGCTGGCCAGGATGTACCTCAATGCAGCCGTGTACACCGGCCAGGAACATTATACGGATGCCATTGCCTATGCCAATAAAGTGATCAGCGCCGGTTACAAACTGGTGCCCAAATACGCCAGTCTTTTCCAGGCAGACAATAACCTGCCGGCCAATACGGAAGTGATCCTGCCCATTGCGTACGATGCCAGTAATTCCGGCAACTACGGCGGCACCACGTTCCTCATTTGCTCCGCCCACACGGCAGATGCGGCAGAATGCAAGGCTGCCGGCATACCCGGTGGTGGCTGGCTGGGCAACCGTACCACGGAAAAGATCCCCCAGCTTTTTGCAGACCAATCCGGAAAAACCGACGCCCGTGCCATGTTCCAGGGCGATAAGCAGGCCATTGACAACGTGCTCACTTTCACTGACGGATGGCGGGTAAATAAGTTTTCCAACATTGCTTCCGATGGCACTATACCTTACTCCCCCAACGGGGTGCTGGTAAATACCGACTTCCCGCTTTTCCGCCTGGCAGAGATGTACCTCATTTATGCAGAAGCCGTGAAAAGAGGCGGTGCAGGCGGCGATGCGGCTACGGCACTGCTGTACATGAACAAACTGCGGGAGCGTGCCTATGGCAATGCCAACGGTAATTTTACCAGCTTTACAGTAGATGATGTGCTCAGTGAAAGGGGCCGTGAAATGTGCTGGGAAATGTGCCGCCGTACGG encodes the following:
- a CDS encoding DUF6377 domain-containing protein — encoded protein: MKWIFTALFLITILPATRAADSLLTKLTRTIGQADQYDAAKVAHLRVLQQEWAAATDAPAQYQAAARLYEEYKLFNYDSAYTWVHRLQQSAARLGNPDQLTAARLKTVFILLSAGLYKETYDSLQTISVAGAPDSLKADYYTLLARYYFDLANYDYDNYHSVDYDARGTRYLDTALHYYPAGSFDHIYYSGLKAYKQGHAAEAAPFFQQLLRRPDLTHHQVALAASTLSGFYLEKNDTRSALDLMIQAAIADIASSTKETYAVFNLASLLFKAGDVKHASLCIDLAVRNADFYGARQRKVQLSSILPLIEGEKINMVENQRRLLMRYAAVVTVLILLLLILGYIILQQVKRLQVAKQVITDAHARQQEINEKLELVNAQLAEANVKLEEANKIKEESIGYFFNMDAEFFARLDKLKKALEQKLSEKKYEEMRFVVNNIDPRKDKEELLRNFDKVFLKLFPNFVRDMNTLFPPEDQIVLKNGELLNTDLRIFALIRMGITETEKIAQILEYSVKTIYSYKTRLKNKARVPNEEFEERVMQFRTV
- a CDS encoding LytR/AlgR family response regulator transcription factor — encoded protein: MIKAIALDDELPALQVIRNFCDQVDYVDLVKTFHQPGEALRYIQQYPVELLFLDIQMPAISGIDFYKSLPQQAMVIFTTAYSEYAVEGFNVNAVDYLLKPFSFERFTQAVQKARDYYKFQQQTDHSALFIRVDYSLLKVDTADILYIEALDDYLKIYLHQQKPVIARMTMKAMQEKLPPAFVRVHRSYIVPLHRVEHVRNKTIQLGSMQIPIGSNYEEQFFKLFSR
- a CDS encoding RagB/SusD family nutrient uptake outer membrane protein gives rise to the protein MKKRIIQYFLILGALYLTGCAKDLNLQPVNSNTADKQYSTAQGYKEVLAKVYGGYSLVSSTGVGNSDISVPGLGSDKGPSDFLRALFNVNELTTDEAVCAWNDADLQSLHNLNWASSNLYVNLLYARSLFQITVCNELIRESSDEKITARGFTGADADNIRHYRAEARFLRAYQYWVLMDVYGNPPFVTDKDPIGKFIPPQITRADLFTYIETELKAIDADLVPARQNEYARADQAAAWALLARMYLNAAVYTGQEHYTDAIAYANKVISAGYKLVPKYASLFQADNNLPANTEVILPIAYDASNSGNYGGTTFLICSAHTADAAECKAAGIPGGGWLGNRTTEKIPQLFADQSGKTDARAMFQGDKQAIDNVLTFTDGWRVNKFSNIASDGTIPYSPNGVLVNTDFPLFRLAEMYLIYAEAVKRGGAGGDAATALLYMNKLRERAYGNANGNFTSFTVDDVLSERGREMCWEMCRRTDLIRFGKFTGSTYLWPWKGGVKAGAGVDARFNLLPIPSSEIIANPHLHQNQGY
- a CDS encoding sensor histidine kinase is translated as MKDRFRQAGLHILGCCTFLALPMLFSPTPSKSLTFYTSPFGLRDLIAYTLLIVYFYCNYFIFIPRLYFTKKFWAFGSITLGCFILVVWVPIFILHQLYSFPDWQAKVPVADTGFITHTKGPLPMQDVHPLRDSAYHPVKPPFGHGTGFWPDNGGHHPWPDRRDEVRKYFIFGEIGHSIFLFIAVLLFSLIIRIVNRWKQTEKQRLLAELSNLKAQINPHFLFNALNSIYALSLEKSDQAPNAVIRLSGMMRYVIYEAGKEWVPLEMEMNYLRDYIALQQMRFGHTVSLTFTVTGSAQGKHIAPLILIPFVENAFKHGVNPEEDSIIRIAVTITENALSLQVFNHKVHVKHYEANGGGIGLDNTRKRLHIIYPGQHELSIADAATDYTVLLILSRL
- a CDS encoding SusC/RagA family TonB-linked outer membrane protein translates to MSLSKTATAFLTGILFLICLIPALALGQTRVTGTVRDEGAQPVIAASVQVQGTTKGVLTDTKGQFTIEVPSDAILVVTSLGYQSQTFKAQRTLDITLKAASTSLNDVVVIGYGTSRRKEVTGAIAVVSSKDFQKGSITTPEQLIAGKVAGVSIAGNSGSPGAGSTVRIRGSVSLNASNDPLYVVDGVPLNGNNIYGASNPLSTINPNDIESMTVLKDAASTAIYGSRASNGVIIITTRKGAAGKPVFNFSTQYSAGKVTRELPVLSADQFRKYVTSLDTVGHTFVDMMGNASTDWQKEIFHAAQGTDNNLSISGSLKHMPYRVSVGYLNQEGIVKTDRLARQSVGVSLSPRFFDDHLKVDVNLKGSLSQARFANGGAVSAAMYFDPTQPVHATSPFGNYYEWATIEPNGDINLNKVAPRNPVALLDLYRNTSNVSRSYGNVQFDYKFHFLPELHANLNLGYDVAKGSGHEIVPAYAAQNWLDTGRNTQYANKVSNQVAEFYLNYTKDLRSIKSNINVTAGYGYYNNLETKYNFPFIRYNGDTVPNTQPKYPYDKPQTRLLSYYGRLIYTFNQKYILAASLRTDGSSRFGPDDRWGLFPSVALTWRVNQEAFLKDAKVLSDLKLRLSYGVTGNQDGIDPYAYQANYAFSDNSSKVQFGNTWYNMASPAAYDAHLKWEQTASSNIGLDYGFLDNRISGAIDVYYKKTKDLLNVIPIPAGSNFNSVILTNVGNVTNKGAEFSINASPIRTKHVQWNIGFNVAYNDNTITNLTAVNDPSFHGTANANGIQINSVGYQINAFYVYRQLYDKAGKPIEGVFEDLNHDGVINQDDLYHYKSPNARYIYGFSTDLTVDRWSLNTVLRANTGNYMYNGLQVGSIQANSLNPLGYLANSLDNVLYTGFVNGQKLSDYYVQNASFLRMDNLGIGYDAGAVFNRKVGLRLNANVQNVFVITKYKGQDPELIGGSGAGMDFTVYPRPRTYSIGANLRF